In Vibrio bathopelagicus, one DNA window encodes the following:
- a CDS encoding metal ABC transporter solute-binding protein, Zn/Mn family, whose amino-acid sequence MRIMTLFMSLLAVFMTPNALAKEYKVDSDKLTIGITLQPYYSYVKAVVGDRVNILPLVDAGFNPHNYLPQPNDLKRLSQMDAIVVNGIGHDDFALKVISSAQRDDLVVIEANKEVPLLPALGQSVGQGAVNPHTFVGLSTTIQKVYTIASEVSKLDPDNAAFYRKNARKYAKQFRFMKRDAMLSLGELDTSGMKVATTHNAYGYILQEFGVDVAAVIEPAHGVEPSASQLQETIEKIRASGIDVLFYELNMPNRFVDTIEAETGVQLYRFSHMTHGEYEDDKVEVEMKKNLETLIEAMKFAAANQVKSGNA is encoded by the coding sequence ATGCGAATTATGACTCTGTTCATGTCGTTATTGGCGGTGTTCATGACACCCAATGCATTGGCAAAAGAATACAAGGTCGACAGCGACAAGCTGACGATTGGTATCACGCTTCAACCTTACTACAGCTATGTGAAAGCCGTAGTAGGCGACAGAGTGAACATTCTTCCTTTAGTTGACGCTGGTTTCAACCCACATAACTACCTGCCACAACCGAACGACCTGAAACGATTGAGCCAGATGGACGCAATCGTAGTAAACGGCATTGGTCACGACGACTTCGCGCTTAAAGTGATTTCATCCGCGCAACGTGATGATTTAGTGGTGATCGAAGCAAACAAAGAAGTGCCTCTACTTCCCGCATTAGGCCAGTCTGTTGGTCAAGGTGCCGTGAACCCGCATACTTTTGTTGGCCTTTCGACCACGATTCAAAAGGTTTACACCATCGCAAGTGAAGTTTCTAAGCTCGACCCAGACAATGCTGCGTTCTATCGCAAGAACGCGCGCAAATACGCCAAGCAATTTCGTTTTATGAAGCGTGATGCGATGTTGTCATTAGGTGAGCTAGACACATCTGGCATGAAAGTAGCGACAACACACAATGCGTATGGCTACATCCTCCAAGAGTTTGGTGTAGATGTGGCGGCGGTGATTGAACCTGCACACGGTGTTGAGCCAAGTGCTAGTCAACTGCAAGAGACGATCGAAAAGATCCGCGCATCGGGTATTGATGTTCTGTTCTACGAGCTAAATATGCCAAACCGTTTTGTTGACACCATTGAAGCTGAAACAGGCGTTCAGTTGTACCGTTTTTCTCACATGACGCACGGCGAATATGAAGACGATAAAGTGGAAGTTGAGATGAAGAAAAACCTAGAAACGTTAATCGAAGCAATGAAATTTGCGGCGGCGAACCAAGTTAAAAGCGGGAACGCATAA
- a CDS encoding DUF6162 family protein — protein sequence MMIQGVRADTGGREGKWVGLIIVFILSFATVAIPFHQAESHVKAVLDHQILVTDVEQENLAMLSELRLAHEEIRDLRMDSDGEWPSVASLKDEWVAPFVEDQSWKRKGSHAWLLDERGYYFSTPSESPAQSEHGFADSFILNANSVSPEIWIFFGGVASQPTTFDENTLESAGWKLVVNESEVADQYDASSH from the coding sequence ATGATGATTCAAGGCGTACGTGCTGATACGGGCGGCAGAGAAGGCAAATGGGTAGGGCTGATCATTGTATTCATCCTGAGCTTTGCCACGGTCGCTATCCCATTTCATCAGGCAGAATCCCACGTGAAAGCGGTACTTGACCATCAAATTTTGGTGACGGATGTAGAACAAGAAAACTTGGCGATGCTATCAGAGTTACGTTTGGCTCATGAAGAGATTCGTGACCTACGCATGGACTCAGACGGTGAATGGCCGAGCGTTGCGTCACTTAAAGATGAATGGGTTGCCCCGTTTGTAGAAGACCAGAGTTGGAAGCGCAAAGGTTCCCATGCTTGGTTATTGGATGAGCGTGGTTATTACTTTTCTACGCCAAGCGAATCCCCTGCACAAAGTGAACATGGCTTTGCCGATTCCTTTATTTTAAACGCGAACAGCGTATCTCCGGAAATATGGATTTTCTTTGGTGGCGTAGCAAGCCAACCGACTACCTTTGATGAAAATACACTGGAATCAGCAGGTTGGAAATTGGTGGTGAATGAATCAGAAGTTGCTGACCAGTATGACGCTTCTTCTCATTAA
- a CDS encoding DUF4198 domain-containing protein — protein sequence MMKQTKIKALALAGVMAFGLAATTTAQAHPRWILPSHFTVSKEGGDWLTFDVTASHGTFVFDKPAGSENAHVIMPDGRSERPNFVIRGKRRSIFDFYFEEEGTHKVAINNEPSYYTQYKAGRRDTVKWIKANKAERDSVLPAKSRDVVTQISFTRAESYITVGKPSDSVFKIEGKLLEMKPITHPSDIIEGEPVTFQFFYNGEVQKDVKAEITREGTLYRNHQEQIDVVSDENGEITFTPDVAGRYVMKANYKGELIDNPLADKASANVHLTFEALLQ from the coding sequence ATGATGAAACAGACAAAAATTAAGGCACTTGCACTAGCGGGTGTTATGGCATTTGGCTTAGCAGCAACGACAACAGCGCAAGCTCACCCGCGTTGGATCCTGCCATCTCACTTCACTGTATCTAAAGAAGGTGGTGATTGGCTAACGTTCGACGTAACTGCGTCTCACGGTACGTTTGTGTTTGATAAGCCTGCTGGTAGCGAAAATGCTCATGTCATCATGCCAGACGGTCGCAGCGAGCGTCCTAACTTTGTTATTCGTGGTAAGCGCCGTTCTATCTTCGACTTCTATTTTGAAGAAGAAGGTACGCACAAAGTTGCGATTAACAATGAGCCTTCTTACTACACGCAATATAAAGCGGGCCGTCGTGACACTGTGAAATGGATCAAAGCAAACAAAGCGGAACGTGATTCGGTTCTTCCTGCAAAATCGCGTGACGTGGTAACACAAATTAGTTTCACTCGTGCAGAAAGCTACATCACAGTGGGTAAGCCATCGGATTCAGTATTTAAGATTGAAGGCAAGCTACTTGAAATGAAGCCTATTACACACCCTTCAGACATCATTGAAGGCGAACCCGTAACGTTCCAATTCTTCTACAACGGTGAAGTTCAAAAAGACGTGAAAGCGGAGATCACTCGCGAAGGTACGCTTTACCGTAACCACCAAGAGCAGATTGATGTTGTGAGTGACGAGAACGGTGAAATTACGTTCACTCCAGATGTGGCAGGTCGTTACGTAATGAAAGCGAACTACAAAGGTGAGTTGATTGACAACCCATTGGCAGACAAAGCGAGCGCGAATGTTCACCTAACGTTCGAAGCACTGCTTCAATAA
- a CDS encoding DUF2271 domain-containing protein has protein sequence MKKMNWSKVLLALSLLPSLGMAQAIPDTAKLDVNFKLPKIDTSMYARPYVAVWVENSERKSVKTIELWVGKDEWLKDLRSWWRKVGRYDRELVDAVTSATRPAGQYRFVWDGKSDDGQTLEQGEYTVHIEVVREHGGRNYLRQKVSLTDTNASYELKATEETGEITLNYIAR, from the coding sequence ATGAAAAAAATGAACTGGAGCAAGGTGCTTCTTGCTTTATCTCTTTTGCCAAGCCTAGGTATGGCACAAGCGATCCCTGATACGGCAAAACTTGATGTGAACTTTAAGCTTCCAAAGATCGATACCTCTATGTACGCGCGTCCTTATGTGGCGGTATGGGTAGAGAACAGCGAACGAAAGTCAGTGAAAACCATTGAGCTTTGGGTCGGTAAAGATGAATGGCTTAAAGACTTACGTAGCTGGTGGAGAAAGGTTGGACGTTACGATCGTGAATTGGTTGATGCAGTGACGTCTGCAACGCGTCCTGCTGGCCAGTACCGCTTCGTTTGGGATGGTAAGAGCGATGATGGCCAAACTCTAGAACAGGGCGAGTACACGGTTCATATCGAAGTTGTTCGCGAACACGGTGGCCGTAATTACCTTCGTCAAAAAGTATCACTAACGGATACAAATGCTTCATATGAGCTAAAGGCAACGGAAGAGACGGGTGAAATCACTCTGAACTACATCGCTAGATAG
- a CDS encoding PepSY-associated TM helix domain-containing protein, which produces MSLKSRAVQSWARRLHVYISMALLFVVLFFSVTGITLNRPELFESSQPNIQRATLMLPTSVFTIQDGRLKADETAFETFLFEEANLSGVPSGLDIYAEIEDGELLIGEVSMDFKGPGYNASVFVDVTSEMVEVETTNYGVIALLNDLHKGRNSGEVWKWFIDITALLMVFFVLTGVCLLLPKKKTLNTSIKWTVFGSVISLAIYFVAVP; this is translated from the coding sequence ATGTCGTTAAAAAGTAGGGCGGTTCAATCATGGGCTCGTCGACTTCATGTTTATATTTCAATGGCACTTCTGTTCGTTGTTCTTTTCTTCTCAGTGACAGGCATCACCCTGAACCGACCTGAGTTATTTGAGTCAAGCCAACCCAATATCCAACGCGCTACGCTAATGCTTCCCACGAGTGTATTTACGATCCAAGACGGACGTCTAAAAGCTGACGAAACAGCCTTTGAAACGTTTCTGTTTGAAGAAGCTAACCTTTCCGGCGTTCCTTCAGGTTTGGACATCTACGCAGAGATTGAAGACGGTGAGTTGCTCATCGGTGAAGTGTCTATGGACTTCAAAGGACCAGGCTACAACGCTTCTGTGTTTGTTGACGTGACATCTGAAATGGTCGAAGTCGAAACCACGAATTACGGCGTTATCGCATTGTTGAACGACCTACACAAAGGCCGTAATAGCGGTGAGGTCTGGAAATGGTTTATCGATATTACAGCACTACTGATGGTCTTCTTTGTACTTACTGGCGTGTGCTTACTGTTACCTAAGAAAAAAACACTCAACACCTCCATTAAATGGACGGTGTTTGGGTCTGTAATCTCACTTGCTATCTATTTTGTCGCCGTACCTTAA
- a CDS encoding tetratricopeptide repeat protein, translated as MMKQIWILVGLLLMALTTQAQELTQYTAIRVQKAHKLAQDEQVKQAIDVLAGLELSKGYDKAYVARMLGVFYWQDGKTDKAIKQLTYAVDTNLLVDEQAWVTKRMLADLLLNDQQFKNALPHYYELVKTVPETERKDTLWMRIAQAEYQIENWSKVLVAIGHHEKFNSKPELSPLSLKLGAQLQLKQWKQSIPTLESLIELQPEKDNWWRQLVGIQLRLERNRDALNTLALADLQGVELKNSDRRLLAQLYAKRGIPERAAQEIAKLDDANSDVQLLAEQATYWQLAKEWDSAIEVWTLASKKDTQYHWNVAQLLVQQGYYDRALVVLDKVKDKNKQADVALAKVRSWYKLKNLDNALTQAKRANNIEPSSEAKGWIKYLTQLRTVSDNGNV; from the coding sequence ATGATGAAACAGATATGGATATTAGTGGGCTTGTTGTTAATGGCCCTTACAACACAGGCACAAGAGTTAACCCAATATACTGCTATTCGTGTTCAAAAGGCGCATAAGCTTGCTCAAGATGAACAGGTTAAACAGGCGATTGACGTACTTGCAGGCTTGGAGCTTTCTAAAGGCTACGACAAAGCGTACGTAGCTCGTATGTTGGGTGTGTTTTACTGGCAAGATGGTAAAACCGATAAGGCAATTAAGCAGCTTACTTACGCCGTAGACACTAATTTGTTGGTGGATGAACAAGCTTGGGTAACGAAGCGTATGCTTGCCGATCTGTTATTAAACGATCAGCAGTTTAAAAATGCGCTTCCGCACTATTATGAGTTAGTAAAAACTGTGCCAGAAACAGAAAGGAAAGACACGCTTTGGATGCGAATTGCACAAGCTGAATACCAAATTGAAAACTGGTCGAAAGTACTAGTGGCCATTGGTCATCATGAAAAGTTCAATTCAAAACCAGAGTTGTCACCTTTATCGCTAAAGTTGGGTGCACAGTTACAGTTAAAGCAGTGGAAGCAATCTATCCCAACACTGGAAAGCCTTATTGAACTTCAACCAGAAAAAGACAACTGGTGGCGTCAACTTGTCGGTATTCAACTAAGGCTAGAACGTAACCGAGATGCATTGAACACGTTAGCGCTTGCCGATCTACAAGGTGTTGAGCTGAAAAACTCAGACCGCAGATTACTGGCTCAGCTTTATGCTAAACGAGGCATTCCAGAGCGTGCTGCACAAGAGATCGCTAAGTTAGATGATGCGAACAGCGATGTTCAACTTCTGGCGGAGCAGGCAACCTACTGGCAGTTAGCTAAAGAGTGGGATAGTGCCATTGAAGTGTGGACGCTAGCGTCTAAAAAAGACACGCAGTATCATTGGAATGTAGCTCAGTTGTTGGTTCAGCAAGGTTACTACGATCGTGCTCTGGTTGTTTTGGATAAAGTGAAAGACAAGAACAAGCAAGCCGATGTTGCTTTAGCGAAAGTACGTTCTTGGTACAAGCTAAAGAATCTTGATAACGCGCTTACTCAAGCAAAACGTGCAAACAACATTGAACCATCTTCTGAAGCAAAAGGTTGGATTAAATATCTGACTCAGCTACGAACAGTCAGTGATAACGGAAACGTCTAA
- a CDS encoding energy transducer TonB: MIRLFLALPLAGALGLALFSFMAWMVDNGHQRSPDNSETLSFNMVMVEAEQEVQRRQRAVPEQPEMPEPPPEAQPSQSQAEVTPLNSMSSLPSLDLNTSVDGLAINAPTFSDFGSNQQAMPLYRVEPRYPAKALKRGAEGHVIMSFTIDETGRPIDIQVTDANPRRMFEREAMRALKKWKYQPKVVDGKAIAQVGQTVKLEFKLAK, encoded by the coding sequence ATGATTCGCCTATTTCTTGCTTTACCGTTAGCAGGTGCATTGGGTTTAGCTCTGTTTTCTTTCATGGCTTGGATGGTTGATAATGGTCACCAGCGGTCACCAGACAACAGTGAGACGTTAAGTTTCAACATGGTGATGGTTGAAGCTGAACAAGAAGTCCAAAGAAGACAACGTGCAGTTCCTGAACAGCCAGAAATGCCAGAGCCGCCACCAGAAGCGCAACCGTCTCAGTCACAAGCTGAAGTCACGCCTCTGAATTCGATGTCTTCACTGCCTTCATTGGATTTGAATACGTCGGTTGATGGCCTAGCGATTAACGCGCCGACATTTTCGGATTTTGGGTCGAACCAACAGGCAATGCCTTTGTATCGAGTTGAACCTCGTTACCCAGCAAAAGCGCTTAAGCGTGGCGCTGAAGGTCATGTGATTATGTCTTTTACCATCGATGAAACGGGACGCCCAATTGACATTCAAGTCACTGACGCAAACCCACGTCGTATGTTTGAACGTGAAGCGATGAGAGCACTTAAAAAATGGAAATATCAACCGAAAGTCGTCGATGGAAAAGCGATAGCTCAGGTTGGTCAAACCGTGAAACTAGAGTTTAAGTTGGCAAAATGA
- a CDS encoding ExbD/TolR family protein, which yields MRLGRRHSKNEEAQIDLTSMLDIVFIMLIFFIVTSSFVRESGVEVNRPQASNVVSQKDAGIFVAITSANDIFIDKRVVDVERVQATLEHLLLEQPDASLVIQADEHAYNGTVVKVMDAAKGAGVKNIALAAEKR from the coding sequence ATGAGACTCGGTCGACGTCATTCTAAAAACGAAGAGGCTCAAATAGACCTTACTTCGATGCTTGATATTGTATTTATCATGCTTATTTTCTTTATTGTGACCAGTTCATTTGTTCGTGAATCAGGGGTTGAAGTCAATCGCCCACAAGCTTCTAACGTAGTAAGCCAAAAAGATGCGGGCATCTTTGTTGCGATTACGTCTGCGAATGACATTTTCATTGATAAACGTGTCGTTGATGTTGAACGTGTTCAAGCGACGTTAGAACATTTATTGCTAGAACAACCAGATGCTTCTTTAGTCATTCAGGCAGATGAACACGCTTACAACGGAACCGTTGTTAAAGTGATGGACGCCGCCAAAGGTGCGGGTGTTAAAAACATTGCGCTTGCTGCTGAAAAGCGATGA
- a CDS encoding MotA/TolQ/ExbB proton channel family protein: MDILSGSLLPASWLTSDWLLSLSSFMEQGGFVLWWLAAVVLVYWVLVVERVLYLAFYFPKQRQAWIAKWHEREDHSSWHAKAIREGWLGQASILLNQNLNFIKLLVAICPMLGLLGTVTGMISVFDVMATQGSSDPKLMASGISLATLPTMAGMVAALAGMFVHARLAKVCNRLELKLEKSLRSQR, encoded by the coding sequence ATGGATATTTTGTCGGGTTCTCTATTACCAGCGAGTTGGTTAACGAGTGACTGGCTGCTGTCTTTATCAAGCTTTATGGAGCAGGGCGGTTTCGTCTTGTGGTGGCTAGCCGCTGTTGTCCTAGTGTATTGGGTGTTAGTGGTAGAACGCGTGCTTTATCTCGCGTTCTACTTTCCTAAGCAACGCCAAGCTTGGATTGCAAAATGGCATGAAAGAGAAGATCACTCTTCTTGGCACGCCAAAGCCATTCGTGAAGGTTGGTTAGGGCAAGCAAGTATCTTACTTAACCAAAACTTGAATTTTATTAAGCTGTTAGTCGCTATTTGTCCGATGTTGGGCTTGTTAGGTACCGTCACCGGTATGATCTCGGTGTTTGATGTCATGGCGACTCAAGGAAGCAGTGACCCTAAATTGATGGCTTCAGGTATCTCGTTGGCAACGCTGCCAACCATGGCGGGTATGGTTGCTGCACTTGCGGGAATGTTTGTTCACGCTCGCTTAGCGAAAGTGTGTAACCGCTTAGAATTGAAATTAGAAAAATCTTTAAGGAGTCAACGATGA
- a CDS encoding MotA/TolQ/ExbB proton channel family protein, translating to MNLKPLAALLCITSISFSAFSASDTTAQLVNKAKSENRTQASHNVVREADFKKTEQELKAIKAQLEAKRTSIQGATDVLTQTFSDNENKLARLEEKLRLETGSLGELFGVVRQNAKELGAELSSTVNSVDRAEHTATVDQIIDAKSLPSMPQLSGLWMSMVEQIQASSELSKSQIAFINGEGNTQTVDAYRLGSIGLVTDQGYVSWNTQREDAIAYLKQPSNGPTLASLSSLANGEVSNVVVDPSRGFMLEQLALTPSLADRLQAGGVVGKVILGLLAIGLIIALVRGISLAIARQKIRAQLKNPEQAGNNPLGRVLAVYNKEQNQTVEALELRLLEAVVDEQTHLEKGLSMLKLLAALAPMLGLLGTVTGMIETFQVITQFGNGDPKVMAGGISMALVTTVLGLVAAMPLLLAHNILSTQAENIRNILEKQGIGLVAEQAERTVESKAIVSPVGTAA from the coding sequence ATGAACTTAAAGCCATTAGCAGCATTGCTTTGTATTACTTCAATTTCATTTTCTGCTTTCTCAGCTTCTGATACGACTGCTCAGCTAGTTAACAAGGCTAAATCAGAGAATCGTACTCAAGCTTCTCACAACGTAGTGCGTGAAGCTGACTTCAAAAAAACTGAACAAGAACTGAAAGCGATCAAGGCGCAGCTTGAAGCGAAACGTACTTCAATTCAGGGCGCTACAGACGTTCTTACTCAGACATTCAGTGATAACGAAAACAAACTTGCTCGTTTAGAAGAGAAGTTGCGTTTAGAAACAGGTAGCCTTGGTGAGCTATTTGGCGTCGTTCGTCAAAACGCAAAAGAATTGGGTGCAGAGCTTAGCTCAACAGTAAACAGTGTTGACCGTGCTGAGCATACTGCAACCGTTGATCAAATTATCGATGCTAAATCACTACCATCAATGCCACAGCTTTCTGGCTTGTGGATGAGCATGGTTGAGCAGATTCAAGCGAGCTCAGAGCTTAGCAAATCTCAAATTGCGTTCATTAACGGTGAAGGCAATACACAAACAGTTGACGCTTACCGTCTAGGTTCAATTGGTCTAGTGACAGACCAAGGTTACGTTAGCTGGAATACTCAGCGCGAAGATGCAATTGCGTATCTAAAACAGCCATCAAATGGTCCAACACTGGCATCGCTTTCTTCACTTGCGAATGGCGAAGTATCTAATGTTGTTGTCGATCCTTCTCGTGGATTCATGCTTGAACAACTAGCGCTGACCCCAAGCCTAGCTGATCGCCTCCAAGCGGGTGGTGTCGTTGGTAAAGTGATTCTTGGCCTGCTGGCTATTGGCCTAATCATCGCATTGGTTCGTGGTATTTCTTTAGCTATCGCTCGTCAGAAAATTCGCGCACAACTTAAGAACCCAGAGCAAGCGGGCAACAACCCTCTAGGTCGTGTTCTTGCAGTTTATAACAAAGAGCAAAACCAAACGGTTGAAGCACTAGAGCTACGCCTTTTAGAAGCGGTTGTTGATGAGCAGACTCACTTAGAGAAAGGCCTATCGATGCTTAAGCTATTGGCGGCACTCGCACCAATGCTTGGCTTGTTGGGTACCGTAACCGGCATGATCGAAACATTCCAAGTGATCACACAGTTTGGTAATGGTGACCCTAAAGTCATGGCGGGTGGTATTTCCATGGCGCTTGTAACAACGGTACTTGGCCTAGTTGCTGCAATGCCACTGCTATTGGCACATAACATTCTTAGCACTCAAGCAGAGAACATTCGTAATATTCTTGAGAAACAGGGCATTGGCCTTGTTGCTGAGCAGGCAGAAAGGACAGTTGAATCAAAAGCTATTGTTTCACCAGTTGGGACTGCTGCGTAA
- a CDS encoding DUF3450 domain-containing protein, with protein sequence MNLLKTSLALAISLVATSSMANSLDQAQSIQNKTNNASASSQRVIDKSSQATLMLQAEIERLQEEVKNLEIYHDHLAALVESQNQEAQSIEGQIDEIKYTRQGVVPLMYQMIDGLQQLVEKDVPIKKEQRLERVEKLQAMMTRADVSDAEKYRRILEAYQIEMDYGIKLGVYQGRVALTSEKTIEADVLHLGRISLVARNLNGSQYWSWDQTEDQWQELDSSMKSELDKAYDIAGQQAAPSLITLPVSLTVAEVK encoded by the coding sequence ATGAATCTTTTAAAAACTAGCCTAGCACTTGCGATCAGTTTGGTTGCAACGTCTTCGATGGCAAACAGCTTGGATCAAGCTCAATCAATTCAAAACAAGACCAATAACGCGTCGGCTTCAAGCCAAAGGGTTATTGATAAAAGCTCACAAGCAACTTTGATGCTGCAAGCTGAGATTGAGCGTCTGCAAGAAGAAGTTAAAAACTTAGAAATCTATCACGATCACCTTGCTGCATTGGTTGAGAGCCAGAATCAAGAAGCTCAGAGCATTGAAGGGCAGATCGACGAAATCAAATATACACGTCAAGGTGTTGTGCCTCTGATGTACCAGATGATTGATGGCCTTCAGCAGTTAGTTGAGAAAGATGTGCCAATCAAGAAAGAACAGCGTCTAGAAAGAGTTGAAAAGCTTCAAGCGATGATGACTCGTGCTGACGTAAGTGATGCTGAGAAATACCGTCGTATTCTAGAGGCGTACCAAATCGAGATGGACTACGGTATTAAGCTAGGTGTCTATCAAGGTCGTGTAGCATTGACTAGTGAAAAAACGATTGAGGCTGATGTATTGCACCTAGGTCGCATCTCTTTAGTCGCTCGCAATCTAAATGGCAGCCAATATTGGTCTTGGGATCAAACAGAAGATCAATGGCAAGAGCTTGACTCTTCAATGAAGTCTGAGCTAGATAAAGCCTACGATATTGCTGGTCAACAAGCGGCTCCAAGCTTGATTACTTTACCTGTTTCTTTAACTGTTGCGGAGGTTAAGTAA
- a CDS encoding TonB-dependent siderophore receptor — protein MFSKSPLALVIGAVLASPAVLAETVKTDEHMVVEGRDYGYKADTNTTAMRMEATQLETPGQVSVIDEQIIDEQRASTLGEVLKNDASVGAGSKSTNRERFTLRGFDLESSSGYLRDGVQHWSHYRQPVELLERVEVLKGPAGLLYGKSAPGGLVNMVSKKPTYETQVNVSQDIGSDSYTRTTADVSGSLNDDQTLRARLIVSQENQDSYRTRFDGTDVETDRFVGGLFVDYDINEDIMLSVHYDRTIEEGDLDNGSKIDTSTGKVIDPNTVNDQRFAQTDNDVANYGASVTANLNETWSVKTGISRQFYERQRTESNNTVYSDKSGGYGYKVSDRHDEWTFDTAYVDFTGDFDALGVNHRLLVGVNGLHYDYERLYDSGYTCVNATEAEAAAACGNGFDMPSNVSYKNDNEVSHSESQHYGLYVQDLVTLTEQWQVLGGVRFAYDKTTSSSNQEESYNNILPKFGVIYSPASNGSIYAVYSESFEPVGEITDQDDVNFGQSQDAKKGTLYELGSKWELFDERLFVSGALFQITQSNMQVTEDLDPATNNGKETRTSQVGEQVHTGVELSATGYMTEAFSLSASTMFLDAEYQNDPALEGKTPADVPEFTASIWSTYSFNNGTDVNLGVYHVGERYTEDANTFKKDAYTRVDMGIAHTMKYDENLDFVARFNVENLFDTDYLEGGSTSSVVVGEGRNYMATLQVKY, from the coding sequence ATGTTTTCAAAGAGCCCATTGGCTTTAGTGATCGGCGCAGTATTAGCTTCACCAGCAGTATTGGCAGAAACAGTAAAAACAGACGAGCATATGGTTGTTGAAGGTCGTGACTACGGTTACAAAGCCGACACAAACACAACAGCAATGCGCATGGAGGCTACTCAATTAGAGACTCCGGGACAAGTTTCAGTAATCGATGAGCAAATCATCGATGAGCAGCGTGCAAGTACGCTAGGTGAAGTTCTTAAAAATGACGCTTCTGTTGGCGCGGGCTCTAAATCAACGAACCGTGAACGTTTTACGCTTCGTGGCTTTGACCTAGAAAGCAGCTCTGGTTACTTGCGTGACGGCGTTCAGCATTGGTCACACTACCGTCAACCAGTAGAGCTTCTTGAGCGTGTTGAAGTACTTAAAGGCCCTGCAGGTCTGCTTTACGGAAAGTCAGCACCTGGTGGTCTTGTTAACATGGTTTCTAAGAAGCCAACATACGAAACTCAAGTAAACGTAAGCCAAGATATTGGTTCTGATAGCTACACACGTACTACAGCGGATGTAAGTGGTTCATTGAATGATGACCAAACTTTACGTGCTCGTCTTATTGTTTCACAAGAAAACCAAGACTCTTACCGTACACGTTTTGATGGTACAGATGTAGAAACCGACCGTTTTGTTGGTGGTCTATTTGTTGATTACGATATTAACGAAGACATCATGTTGTCAGTTCACTACGACCGCACCATTGAAGAGGGCGATTTAGATAACGGTTCTAAAATCGATACTTCTACTGGTAAGGTTATCGACCCTAACACGGTTAATGACCAACGTTTTGCTCAAACGGACAACGACGTTGCAAACTACGGTGCATCTGTAACTGCTAACTTGAACGAAACTTGGTCTGTTAAAACAGGAATTAGCCGTCAGTTCTATGAGCGTCAACGTACAGAATCGAACAACACAGTATATAGCGACAAGAGCGGCGGTTACGGCTACAAGGTATCAGATCGTCACGATGAATGGACGTTTGATACAGCATACGTAGACTTTACTGGTGACTTTGATGCGCTAGGTGTTAATCACCGTCTGCTTGTTGGTGTGAATGGTCTACATTACGACTACGAGCGTTTATACGACTCTGGCTACACATGTGTTAACGCAACAGAAGCAGAAGCTGCCGCTGCATGTGGTAACGGTTTTGATATGCCTTCTAACGTTAGCTACAAGAACGACAATGAAGTATCTCACTCTGAAAGCCAACACTACGGTCTTTACGTTCAAGACTTAGTAACACTTACTGAACAATGGCAAGTGCTTGGTGGCGTACGTTTCGCTTACGATAAAACGACGAGCAGTTCTAATCAAGAAGAGAGCTACAACAACATTCTTCCTAAGTTTGGCGTGATTTACTCTCCGGCTTCAAACGGTTCCATTTACGCGGTTTACTCTGAAAGCTTCGAACCTGTTGGTGAAATCACAGACCAAGATGACGTGAACTTTGGTCAGTCTCAAGATGCTAAGAAAGGTACACTTTACGAGCTAGGTTCTAAATGGGAACTGTTTGATGAACGCTTGTTTGTATCAGGAGCATTGTTCCAGATTACTCAATCGAACATGCAAGTAACTGAAGATCTAGATCCAGCAACTAATAACGGCAAAGAAACACGCACAAGCCAAGTTGGCGAACAAGTTCATACCGGTGTAGAACTGTCGGCTACTGGTTACATGACTGAAGCGTTCTCATTGAGTGCATCGACAATGTTCTTGGATGCTGAATACCAAAACGATCCTGCACTTGAAGGCAAAACTCCAGCAGATGTGCCAGAGTTTACAGCCAGCATTTGGTCTACTTACTCGTTCAATAACGGTACTGATGTAAACCTAGGTGTTTACCACGTAGGTGAGCGTTACACAGAAGACGCAAACACATTCAAAAAAGACGCTTACACTCGTGTAGACATGGGTATCGCACATACAATGAAGTATGACGAAAACCTAGATTTCGTTGCACGTTTCAACGTAGAGAACTTGTTTGATACTGATTACCTTGAAGGTGGCAGCACAAGCAGTGTAGTTGTTGGCGAAGGTCGTAACTACATGGCGACTTTACAGGTAAAATACTAA